The genome window CGAAGCTCAAGATTCCCGCCGCCGCTATTCAGATTCCTATTGGTGCCGAAGACGAGTTCTTGGGCGTTgtcgatctcatcaacatgcaGGCTATGTACTTCGAGGGTCCCCGTGGTACCAAGGTTCGCGTTACCGATCAGATTCCCGGTCCTCTCCAGGAATTCGCCAAGGAGAAGCGCCAGGCTCtgattgagaagcttgctgatGTCGACGACGAAATTGCCGAACTGTACcttgaggagcaggagcCTACCAACCTTCAGATCAAGGCCGCTATCCGACGTGCTACTATCGCCCGAACTTTCACTCCTGTCATGATGGGCTCTGCTCTTGCCGACAAGGGTGTTCAGCCTATGCTCGACGCTGTTTGCGATTACCTGCCCAACCCCTCTGAAATTGAGAACACTGGTCTGGACAAGTCCCAGGGCGAGAAGACTGTTAAGCTGGTTCCCTATGACTCTCTTCCCTTTGTCGGTCTTGCCTTCAAGCTCGAGGAGAACAACTATGGTCAACTCACCTACATCCGCGTCTACCAGGGCAAGCTGAGCAAGGGTACCTACCTGTTCAACTCTCGAACTGACAAGAAGGTCCGAATTCCCCGTATCGTCCGCATGCACTCCAACGAAATGGAGGATGTCTCCGAGATTGGTGCCGGTGAAATTTGCGCTGTTTTCGGTGTCGACTGTGCCTCCGGTGACACCTTCACTGACGGAGGTCTTCCCTACACTATGTCTTCCATGTTCGTTCCTGATGCTGTCATGTCTCTTtccatcaagcccaagcgAACCGGTGATGCCGACAACTTCAGTAAGGCCATGAACCGATTCCAGCGTGAGGATCCCACTTTCCGTGTCCACGTTGACGCCGAGAGTGAGGAGACTATCATTTCCGGTATGGGTGAATTGCACCTTGAGGTCTATGTGGAACGTCTCCGACGCGAGTACAAGACAGAGTGTGTCACTGGCCAGCCCCGTGTTGCCTACCGAGAGACAATTGCCCGACGAGCCGACTATGACTACCTTCTGAAGCGACAGAGTGGTGGTCCTGGTGACTTCGCCCGTGTTGCTGGATGGATTGAGCCCAACGACAAGCCTGATGAGAATCATTATGAGAGCCAGGTCGTTGGTGGTCACATTCCCGACAAGTTCCTCTCTGCCTGTGCCAAGGGTTTCGACGTTGTCTGTGAGAAGGGTCCTCTCCTGGGCCACAAGGTTATCGGCGCCAAGATGGTTGTCAACGATGGTGCTACTCACGTTACTGATTCTTCCGATTATGCTTTCAACTTGGCCACCCAGATGGCTTTCAAGAAGGCTTTCTCCGATGCTGGTGGTCAGGTGCTCGAGCCCCTCATGAAGACCACTATCACTGCCCCCAACGAGTTCCAGGGTAACATTCTTATGCTTATGAACAAGCGTAACGCCACCATTCACGATACCGATATTGGTAGCGAGGATTTCACACTCATCTGTGACTGCAGTCTGAACGCCATGTTTGGCTTCAGCTCTCAGCTTCGTGCTGCCACTCAGGGCAAGGGCGAGTTCAGCATGGAGTTTAGCCACTACGCCcctgctcctcctcatcttcagtaTGTATCTCTGCATCATTGCGAAAGAATAAGCACTAACAACTTTATAGAAAGGAACTGGTCGCCAAGTATCaggctgagcttgaggctAAGCGAACCAAATAAGCTAGTCACTGGAGCTGAAGATGTATCATGACCCAGCACATCAGTGATGTAACGGCCTAAGCGCAGACAATGTTGTCTCTGCTATTGTATAACACACGAATGGGTGCACGATCTTGTAATATAATGTCATACGAAAACGACTCCTTGGTAGAGGCTTGGAAGTCAACGATACACAAATGAATTGTAGAAGCTGGATAGGGGCACCTCTTTTGACGGAAGTATTTAGAAAAGATGGATAGAAAAACGTATACCATATACAATCCTCTCTAGATCTTTAAAACAAACGAATCTTCACACGGATTTCCAAGCTGTATCCAAAAACTAGCTGTATCATCACATGTTCAAACAGCATGGGATATCTGATCTAGCTACCAACTTTTGatgttttatatattttacaGGCGTCGGAGAATGTCAGCGACAACCTCCTCGGTAGTGGCCTTACCACCCAGGTCGGGGCTCAGGAGCTTGCCCTCCTCAAGGTTaccatcaacagcagcgTAGATCTtagcagcagcctcctcctcgttgAGGAACTCGAGCATCAGAGCAGTGGATCGGAGAGTAGCAATGGGGTTGGCGATGTTCTGGCCCTGAATATCGGGAGCACTGCCGTGGCAAGGCTCGCCAATAGCGAAGCCCTCACCAACGTTGGCACTGGGGACGAGACCCAAGCTGCcgacaagagcagcagcaccGTCGGAGAGAATGTCACCGTACAGGTTAGGAGCGACAATGACGTCGTAGTCCTCGGGCTGACGGAAGAGCTTGTAAACCATAGAGTCGACAATCTGCTCCTCAACGGCAACAGATGAGAACTTGGGATCGGCAAGGGCCTTCTTGGAGGTAGCGCGGAAGAGACCGTCGGTCTGGGACAGGACGTTGGACTTGTGGGTGATGGTGACAAGGGGAGACTTGTGAATGCTAGAGGCACCAGCATCACGGATCTTCTGGCGACGCAGAGCAATGTCACCAGCCATGGTAGCAATGCGGAACGAAGCCTTCTCGGAAATGCGCTTAATAGCCTCGGCAACCTTGCCCTCGGGAGTCTCATGGGTCTGCTCCTGCTTGACGTAAAGATCCTCAGTGTTCTCACGGACAATGACCATGTCGATAGGCTTAGCAGCGGTCATGACAGTCTTGACGGGACGGACGTTGGCGTAGAGGTCGAGCTTCTTTCGCAGAGCGACAATGGGCGATGAGTAACCCTTGACAGCCTGTGTAGGCGAGCTCACAGCTCCAAAAAGCGCACCATCGCACTCGTTCTTGAGAACCTCGACAGTCTTGTCGGGGAGCGCAGCGCCGGTCTGCTCAAAGGTCTCGAAGCCAGCCTTGAGGTCGACAAAGTCGAATTTGAGGCCAAGAGATGCgggaagagcttcgagaaTGCGGCGGCCGGCGGGGATGACCTCCTTGCCGATGCCATCACCGGGGATGAGGCCTGTAAGTCAACATGTTAGCTAGATATTGGATTGAGTTGGCGGTGGCGTGCTGTACCGATTCTGAGGGTGCGgaaagacatgatgggcACAATTGGAGTTGAGAGGAAGTTCAAGTTCTTTTGTCCGAAGATCGGAACGGGTAAGAAATGTTGTATGGATTTTTGGTATCGGGTAAAAAGTGGCCAGGCCGACGGCGCCAAGCATACAAAGTTTATGTTGACTGCACTTTTGAATTACAATTGACAATATATCCCATTCATTTCAAGATGTTTTCCCATGTTCTATTTCTCGACTACATCTCCATTAAGTGTACCGATATGTCTGAACAAACATCTGTATATATTAACCTTGCCTGGGAGCATTTATTGTTGGCCGATACTCGGCTCACATCTGATATCAATTAAAGGTCACGCCAACAACGAGATGGATCTAATCCCAGTTCTCATACGACGTGAGCGCATAGTCAAGATCCAACGAAAGAGCCCTTGGATGTCAATGGTCCACTGGATACAATTTACCTGGAACGAGAGCTTCGATCGGGGGATGTGGGGAGGGCATATGAGACACAGCAGACCCCACACAAGCTCATGCGTTCCAATATCACCATCAAAGCTTCAAAGCGTCCATTGAAAAGACTAAGTTGTACGGGAAAATGTTATTGGATGAACCTGTAGGATAGCCGCGGGGGAGCCGAAGGAATAACTTCAGAGCCGAGACAACGTGGGAGAAGCGGAAGCATGGTATGGGATGGGATGAAATgaaataaaataaaataaaataaaataaaataaaataaaataaaataaaataaaataagggGTAATTATATGAATTAATGAACGAATGATGTGGTACGTATTCGTAGTCAAACTGCTAACATTAGTCTGCGGCCGGTCCGTCccatgttgaggttgatcttGTGTGTTCATTTCGACTGATTTGAGCCATTCGACATTGTATTCGATTTCTCTTCTACACCTCTTCGATGGACCATAGGCTGGTGTTTGACTGTCAATGCTGCATAACAATCCTTCGTCAAACGTGGCAGTCCAGGAATAGCTAGCTACTAATCATAATACATAGCTCCTTATTGTTTCATGTTCTCAGGCGCCTTTGAGGGGCCGAGTATCGAGGACACTTGTTGGCTTGATAGTTAATGAGATTATACAGTCGCTGTGCCGGCAATCACGGTGAACTCTCATCATGATTGTAATTTACTTTGTCCCTGGCTAAGCCTGATGTGAACGAGATCCATTCAGTGCCTCATTTCGACTGGATCCTTGTCTGAGCACCGCCCATACCTGGCTCCATCCAATCCAGTCTATTGCCTTGTTAGTCAATGTCACCGAGCAACTGACTTGCTGCCAGAGTAACTTGAGATTCTAGACATGAAAATTCGTGAGGCAgagcttctttgatgactCAAGATAACGTCTAGTTGCTGTGCGAGTGATGGTCGGCGTTTAATGTGGAATGATTTGGCTGGTTGCCGAGCTTCAGGAGTTGTCTATACACCATCTCGATATTGTAGTACATGAGTGATGTTGAAGACTTACCTTGTGGTGCTGTCCAACTCTTGTACCGTCCTGTGATCTTAGCCCCTATTATTCTGCAACTGCCTAACGTACCAGAAGCGATTCTCTGCCGGTTGCCAGTCCCTCCACCATCCGCCTCCACCTACCGAAGCAATTTAGCCCCATGAGATACATCCACAGGAGAGTATCTAACAAGCGCTGAAACGCCTCCTGGAATACCTCACTAGGCCAGCTACAGCAGGTACCCCTTGTTTGACGGCTCGCCCCTCAATCCACTAACGGCCTGTGCCTGACCTGAGGAGCCCCGTCGTATCTGTCTGATGTACCTCAAGGAGCAAGGTACAGGTACCCTGCCTCCTTTGCGACTGGACGCCGCTCATAACCAGCCAGACATCACCTCGTCCCATCTTGTCCTTATCCTAATCCCTATCCATTCACAACACGCGCTGAATTCTAGAACTCGCTGAAACTGTACATAACGAACACCCCAAAAAGACCTCGAGGTCGCCCGACCGAACTTGCATATTGTCCAGCTCGTCTCGTCTGAGAGCCCTCAGCAACAATGAGTCAGGTTAAGAACCTCCGCGCCATGTTCGAGAACAAGGGCGACACGAGCCCGCCCGACAGAGGCCGATCATCTGGCGCTTCTACTCCCGTCCAAGGTACGACCGATACTCTCGCGACATGATCTCAAGAATGAGCGCGCAATTCCTGGCTGGTGGGATACACTTTTAGAACTGTTGCGAGATGCAACTTTTAAGTTAGGAAAGCCGTTAAAAAGCTTGCTCTAATTGTACCTGCCCTGGATTCGCGCCCACACTAGCTCTCAGCGTCATTCTTTCATACCTACCGTGTCCTTCCCGTCCATCTTCTCTCCGTTTAACCCCTTGCTGATCAAAACctgttttctttctccacAGGCTCAGGCACAGGCAACAGCGGAACCGAATCACCTGTCCGGCCACTGTCAAAAGTCAGAACAAGCT of Fusarium oxysporum Fo47 chromosome I, complete sequence contains these proteins:
- a CDS encoding P-loop containing nucleoside triphosphate hydrolase protein, encoding MRATWAARWLNCRLLLGTQQPSCGSHSFTISAAAPAWESRRAFSQTKRSCSAAQEALKKAQEDAASLTPEYVAANMSAEEAKRLSRVRNIGIAAHIDSGKTTVSERVLFYTGRINSIHEVRGKDSVGAKMDSMELEREKGITIQSAATFADWKKMENGKEETYHFNLIDTPGHIDFTIEVERALRVLDGAVMILCAVSGVQSQTITVDRQMKRYNVPRISFVNKMDRMGANPWKAVEQINTKLKIPAAAIQIPIGAEDEFLGVVDLINMQAMYFEGPRGTKVRVTDQIPGPLQEFAKEKRQALIEKLADVDDEIAELYLEEQEPTNLQIKAAIRRATIARTFTPVMMGSALADKGVQPMLDAVCDYLPNPSEIENTGLDKSQGEKTVKLVPYDSLPFVGLAFKLEENNYGQLTYIRVYQGKLSKGTYLFNSRTDKKVRIPRIVRMHSNEMEDVSEIGAGEICAVFGVDCASGDTFTDGGLPYTMSSMFVPDAVMSLSIKPKRTGDADNFSKAMNRFQREDPTFRVHVDAESEETIISGMGELHLEVYVERLRREYKTECVTGQPRVAYRETIARRADYDYLLKRQSGGPGDFARVAGWIEPNDKPDENHYESQVVGGHIPDKFLSACAKGFDVVCEKGPLLGHKVIGAKMVVNDGATHVTDSSDYAFNLATQMAFKKAFSDAGGQVLEPLMKTTITAPNEFQGNILMLMNKRNATIHDTDIGSEDFTLICDCSLNAMFGFSSQLRAATQGKGEFSMEFSHYAPAPPHLQKELVAKYQAELEAKRTK